The Zygosaccharomyces rouxii strain CBS732 chromosome A complete sequence genome window below encodes:
- the KIN3 gene encoding serine/threonine protein kinase KIN3 (highly similar to uniprot|P22209 Saccharomyces cerevisiae YAR018C KIN3 Nonessential protein kinase with unknown cellular role) produces MYNRRDLLGDFVSPKQMRTPSPPSSSQYQVLEEIGRGSFGAVRKVLHVPTKKLMVRKEIKYGHMSSKERQQLISECTILSHLKHENIVEFCNWDFEEQHEILYLYMEFCSSGDLSHMIKHYKQEKKYIPEKIIWGILAQILSALYKCHYGDELSPLTTIYDRMKPPVKRKNIVIHRDLKPGNIFLSADDSGTSADEIHNVDYSQVVVKLGDFGLAKSLGNSIQFATTYVGTPYYMSPEVLMDQPYSPLSDIWSLGCVVFEMCSLHPPFQAKNYLELQNRIKSGKFDRIPEYYSNGLNAIVHSMIDTNLKTRPSTFELLQDIQIRTARKSLQLERFERNLLDYEKELANIEKILEKQATDYERETAHLREQFVQAVEERAREVLSGKKIGKVPDTIYGYYDKRVPKPAYHWRTRYR; encoded by the coding sequence ATGTATAACAGGCGCGATCTATTAGGTGACTTCGTGTCTCCTAAGCAGATGAGGACGCCCTCACCACCGTCATCATCACAGTATCAGGTTTTAGAAGAAATAGGTAGGGGATCTTTTGGAGCTGTACGCAAAGTCCTGCATGTACCGACCAAAAAACTCATGgttagaaaagaaattaagTATGGACATATGAGCAGTAAGGAAAGGCAGCAACTTATTTCAGAGTGTACGATTTTATCACATTTGAAGCATGAAAATATAGTCgaattttgtaattggGATTTTGAGGAACAGCATGAAATACTTTATCTTTATATGGAATTTTGTTCTAGTGGTGACTTGAGCCATATGATTAAGCATTACAAgcaggaaaaaaaatatatcCCAGAGAAGATAATATGGGGGATATTAGCGCAAATCTTATCCGCACTGTATAAATGTCATTACGGTGATGAGCTCTCTCCATTGACCACCATCTACGACAGAATGAAACCTCCtgtaaagagaaagaatatTGTCATCCatagagatttgaaaccGGGAAACATCTTTCTAAGTGCTGACGATAGTGGCACTTCAGCGGATGAAATACACAATGTGGATTACAGTCAAGTCGTAGTCAAATTGGGGGATTTTGGTTTAGCTAAGTCACTTGGTAATAGCATCCAATTTGCAACGACTTATGTGGGGACACCTTATTATATGTCCCCAGAAGTTTTAATGGACCAGCCATATTCACCTCTCAGTGATATCTGGTCGCTTGGCTGCGTAGTCTTTGAAATGTGTTCATTACATCCACCATTTCAAGCTAAAAATTATCTGGAATTACAGAATAGGATAAAGTCAGGTAAATTCGATAGAATTCCAGAATATTATTCAAACGGGTTAAATGCCATTGTTCATTCTATGATCGATACCAATTTAAAGACACGTCCGTCTACATTTGAACTTTTGCAAGATATTCAAATCCGGACCGCCAGAAAATCCCTACAGTTAGAAAGATTCGAAAGAAATCTCTTAGATTACGAAAAGGAGTTGGCCAACATTGAGAAGATTTTGGAGAAGCAAGCAACAGATTACGAACGGGAAACTGCTCATTTAAGGGAGCAATTCGTGCAGgctgttgaagaaagagcTCGTGAAGTACTAAGTGGTAAGAAGATTGGCAAAGTTCCTGATACCATTTACGGGTATT